Proteins encoded by one window of Enterococcus faecalis:
- a CDS encoding aminoacyltransferase, translating into MYTFKIGIPAEVHDTFVKNHPLCNLLQSSSWAKVKDNWGSEIVGVYEKDTLVASSLVLIKPLPAGFTMLYTPRGPVMDYTNERLVSYFMAELKKFGKKKRALFIKMDPAVHYQDFHLGEEHQPHAEATAIIETLKEAGAKYQGLTMDMGATIQPRFQANIYREDFSEEQLSKSTKKMIKTAEKKGVVVQQGHVDFVDEFEKVIQSTMERQHISLRNSDYFKKLLNIYPEDSFIMLAQVNLKERLDSTRQRYDKNQKDLSNLKENQVKKRHNLEELDASLTRELKELEENIAEAGEIVTVAGALAVTFGPTSEILYAGLDDRYKRYMPTYVTWRDAIQECFNRGCESCNMGGLEGSLNDGLIKFKANFNPTINEFIGEFDLPVNKLLFKASEYAYKLRKQKK; encoded by the coding sequence ATGTACACATTTAAAATCGGTATTCCGGCAGAAGTACACGATACATTTGTTAAAAATCACCCATTATGTAATTTACTACAGTCATCTTCATGGGCAAAAGTCAAGGATAACTGGGGTTCTGAAATTGTTGGGGTTTATGAAAAGGATACATTAGTCGCATCAAGTTTAGTTTTAATCAAACCATTACCAGCCGGTTTTACGATGTTATATACACCAAGAGGTCCAGTAATGGACTATACAAATGAACGTTTGGTCAGCTACTTTATGGCTGAATTGAAAAAATTTGGCAAGAAAAAACGAGCTTTATTTATAAAAATGGATCCAGCGGTTCACTATCAAGATTTTCATTTGGGAGAAGAACATCAACCGCATGCTGAAGCGACAGCTATTATTGAGACCTTGAAAGAAGCAGGGGCCAAATATCAAGGACTGACAATGGATATGGGGGCCACCATCCAGCCCCGCTTCCAAGCGAATATTTATCGTGAAGATTTTAGTGAGGAACAATTGTCAAAAAGCACCAAGAAAATGATTAAAACAGCTGAAAAAAAAGGGGTCGTTGTGCAGCAAGGGCATGTTGACTTTGTTGATGAATTTGAAAAAGTCATTCAATCAACCATGGAACGCCAACATATTTCTTTACGGAATAGTGATTACTTTAAGAAGCTGTTGAACATTTACCCAGAAGACTCCTTTATTATGCTGGCGCAAGTCAATTTAAAGGAACGCTTAGATAGCACGCGACAACGCTATGACAAAAATCAAAAAGACTTGAGTAATTTGAAAGAAAATCAAGTGAAAAAGCGCCATAATTTAGAAGAATTAGATGCTTCCTTGACTCGGGAACTAAAAGAATTAGAAGAAAATATCGCAGAAGCTGGTGAAATCGTCACGGTTGCTGGCGCTTTGGCTGTGACATTTGGTCCAACAAGTGAAATCCTTTATGCTGGCTTAGATGATCGTTATAAACGCTACATGCCAACATATGTGACTTGGCGAGATGCCATTCAAGAATGTTTTAACCGTGGCTGCGAAAGCTGTAATATGGGCGGCTTAGAAGGTAGTTTAAATGATGGCTTAATTAAGTTTAAAGCGAACTTCAACCCAACGATTAATGAATTTATTGGGGAATTCGATTTACCGGTTAATAAATTATTATTTAAAGCCAGTGAATATGCCTATAAATTACGAAAACAAAAAAAATAA
- the trmL gene encoding tRNA (uridine(34)/cytosine(34)/5-carboxymethylaminomethyluridine(34)-2'-O)-methyltransferase TrmL, which translates to MTNHIVLFEPQIPANTGNIARTCAATNTPLHLIEPLGFSTDDKHLKRAGLDYWNDVNITYHKDLAAFLAHVAGKHLHLVTKFAHQTYSEVNYNDGEDHYFLFGKETTGLPETFMRENEEKCIRIPMNDEHVRSLNLSNTAALIVYEALRQQNFPNLELTHHYENDKLD; encoded by the coding sequence TTGACGAACCATATTGTTTTATTTGAACCACAAATTCCAGCAAATACTGGAAATATTGCACGGACATGTGCAGCGACGAATACACCGTTGCATTTAATTGAACCTTTAGGATTTTCAACAGATGATAAACACTTAAAACGTGCCGGATTAGATTATTGGAATGATGTAAATATTACGTATCATAAAGATTTGGCTGCCTTTTTAGCCCATGTGGCAGGCAAACACTTGCATTTAGTAACCAAATTTGCTCACCAAACATACAGCGAGGTCAATTATAATGATGGCGAGGACCATTATTTCCTTTTTGGAAAAGAAACAACGGGCTTACCAGAAACGTTTATGCGAGAAAACGAAGAAAAGTGTATCCGAATTCCTATGAATGATGAACATGTGCGCTCATTGAATCTTTCTAACACTGCCGCACTAATTGTTTATGAAGCCTTACGTCAGCAAAATTTTCCGAACTTAGAACTGACGCATCATTATGAAAATGATAAATTGGATTAA
- a CDS encoding QueT transporter family protein, translated as MQNSFQANRKLRTVLANGIIMGLYIVLSLLVRPVSSGMIQFRISESLNHLVVFNRKLMWGVLGGVIFFNLFFGFGVMDALFGGAQTLFALSLTAFLQKKVPSIPVRMCLNSLFFTVSMFFIAFMLVPSGGQAFWTTYGWLALSEAIIMTISAPIMYFINKSLKFETRI; from the coding sequence ATGCAAAATTCGTTTCAAGCCAATCGAAAGCTAAGAACAGTCTTAGCCAATGGTATCATTATGGGCTTATATATTGTCCTCTCTTTATTGGTTCGGCCAGTTTCTTCTGGTATGATTCAATTTAGAATTTCAGAAAGTTTGAATCACCTAGTCGTTTTCAATCGCAAATTGATGTGGGGTGTTTTAGGCGGCGTTATCTTTTTTAACTTATTTTTTGGTTTCGGTGTAATGGATGCTCTGTTTGGTGGAGCGCAAACATTATTTGCGTTGAGCTTAACAGCTTTTTTACAAAAAAAGGTACCAAGTATTCCTGTTAGAATGTGTCTAAATAGTCTATTTTTTACTGTAAGTATGTTTTTTATTGCCTTTATGCTAGTACCAAGTGGCGGTCAAGCATTTTGGACAACTTATGGTTGGTTAGCATTAAGTGAAGCGATTATTATGACGATTTCAGCACCAATCATGTATTTTATCAACAAGTCATTAAAATTTGAAACACGTATTTAA
- a CDS encoding histidine phosphatase family protein: MKLYFTRHGKTEWNQQKRFQGMTGDSPLLPTSYDEIKQLGRYLQDIPFEKIYSSPLLRAKNTARGIQQELTHPVEIVYTDTLKELGLGRLEGQYIEEMRNFYGEELDHLRHRLDLYDPTIFDGEPIEQAIQRISETVAEAAKQHEGPVLFVGHGAALTAAIQAMAGKPLSELRTMGGLLNNSLSILETKEASRNMPYDLTLWNDTSFLAKEKAQ; this comes from the coding sequence ATGAAATTATATTTTACACGACATGGAAAAACTGAATGGAATCAACAGAAACGATTTCAAGGAATGACAGGAGATTCGCCGTTATTACCAACTAGTTATGACGAAATTAAACAATTAGGCCGATATTTACAAGATATTCCGTTTGAAAAAATTTATTCTAGTCCGCTATTACGTGCCAAAAATACTGCGCGGGGAATTCAACAAGAATTGACTCATCCAGTTGAAATTGTTTATACAGATACCTTAAAAGAATTAGGTTTAGGTCGTCTAGAAGGACAATATATTGAAGAAATGCGTAATTTTTATGGAGAAGAATTAGATCATTTACGGCATCGTTTAGATTTGTATGATCCAACAATTTTTGATGGTGAACCAATCGAGCAAGCGATTCAACGGATTTCAGAAACAGTTGCTGAAGCGGCGAAGCAACACGAAGGTCCAGTTCTATTTGTCGGACACGGAGCAGCCCTGACAGCGGCAATCCAAGCGATGGCTGGTAAACCATTATCAGAATTACGGACAATGGGCGGGCTGTTAAACAATAGCCTTTCAATCCTTGAAACCAAAGAGGCATCAAGGAACATGCCGTACGACTTAACGTTATGGAATGATACGTCTTTTTTAGCTAAAGAAAAAGCACAATAA
- a CDS encoding diacylglycerol/lipid kinase family protein — protein MNIHYYLIINEQASSGNGRKVARKVIQQLKQQELKYTALYTDYAGHEKELTKELAETTLLPWSEDLDVSTFPILVVLGGDGTLHNVINSLLPYDSAIPLSYIPCGSGNDFARGVGLSRNIDKALHQILRTRRPKEIQTIHYVEANQEEIGLATNNVGLGLDAAIVEKTNESSSKKALNKFKLGSLSYISSIIHVFFKQKGFPILVEMNGKQYTFNRAFLCTVTNHPYFGGGVSIMPTANPRKAVVDLVVVERINIFKILWLIFLLLRQKQGKSKHFHHFQSSKIRIVSTIPQTIHADGEILGKRSIDMVYTTQKRLFWF, from the coding sequence ATGAACATTCACTACTATCTTATTATCAACGAGCAGGCAAGTAGCGGCAATGGCCGAAAAGTCGCTAGAAAAGTGATTCAACAACTCAAGCAACAAGAACTTAAATATACGGCTCTTTACACTGATTACGCTGGACATGAAAAAGAATTGACGAAGGAACTTGCAGAAACAACTTTACTTCCTTGGTCTGAAGACTTAGACGTTTCAACTTTTCCAATCCTAGTCGTGCTAGGCGGCGATGGCACACTACATAATGTCATTAATTCATTACTTCCATATGATTCAGCTATTCCTTTAAGCTATATTCCATGCGGCTCTGGAAATGATTTTGCACGAGGGGTGGGATTATCAAGAAATATTGATAAAGCATTGCATCAAATCCTGCGCACCAGACGACCAAAAGAAATTCAAACAATTCATTATGTAGAAGCCAACCAAGAAGAAATCGGCTTAGCCACCAATAATGTTGGCTTAGGATTAGATGCGGCAATCGTGGAAAAAACCAACGAATCGTCATCAAAAAAAGCCTTAAATAAATTTAAGCTTGGCTCGCTTTCCTATATTTCTTCAATCATTCATGTCTTTTTTAAACAAAAAGGCTTTCCAATTTTAGTTGAAATGAATGGTAAACAATACACATTTAATCGTGCTTTCCTATGTACGGTCACAAATCATCCTTATTTTGGCGGGGGCGTATCAATTATGCCGACGGCCAATCCTCGCAAAGCAGTCGTGGACTTAGTTGTCGTGGAACGAATCAATATTTTTAAAATTTTGTGGCTTATTTTCCTATTGCTTCGCCAAAAACAAGGGAAATCTAAGCATTTTCATCATTTTCAATCAAGCAAAATTCGAATTGTTTCGACGATTCCACAAACCATTCACGCAGATGGCGAGATTTTAGGCAAACGAAGTATTGATATGGTTTATACCACACAAAAACGTTTGTTTTGGTTTTAA
- the coaB gene encoding phosphopantothenate--cysteine ligase — translation MDVLVTAGGTSEPIDNVRSITNHSSGGLGKAIAESFLAAGHTVTYVTTKHALRPTQQLDLSIKEIETTVELATTLEQLFAEKQFDAIVHAMAVSDFTTETAQTEEQFIDSFAQQLSEQTLPKTKEALVTIVQNTLNQIADIPQTATKISSDTDRLLIFLKKNPKVIQMIRDKQPQTVLVGFKLLVDVSQEELVQVAQAALVKNRCDFVLANDLMNVHETEHEGLLINETGIVQEACSKQGIGSMIVKNVEKKWREQQ, via the coding sequence ATGGATGTTTTAGTTACTGCTGGCGGAACGTCAGAACCGATTGATAATGTTCGTTCGATTACCAATCATTCTTCTGGCGGACTAGGAAAAGCAATTGCTGAAAGTTTTTTAGCTGCTGGACACACCGTAACCTACGTAACAACCAAACATGCATTACGTCCAACCCAACAATTGGACTTATCAATTAAAGAAATAGAAACAACGGTTGAATTAGCCACTACGTTAGAACAACTCTTTGCTGAAAAGCAATTTGATGCGATTGTTCACGCAATGGCAGTCAGTGATTTTACGACGGAAACTGCGCAAACGGAAGAACAATTTATTGATTCTTTTGCTCAACAATTAAGCGAACAAACATTGCCAAAGACCAAAGAAGCCTTGGTAACTATCGTTCAAAACACATTGAATCAGATTGCTGATATTCCTCAAACAGCAACAAAAATTTCATCTGATACGGACCGATTATTAATTTTTCTAAAGAAAAATCCTAAAGTCATCCAAATGATTCGTGACAAGCAACCCCAAACTGTTTTAGTGGGCTTTAAATTACTTGTCGACGTTTCACAAGAAGAACTTGTCCAGGTTGCACAAGCCGCTTTGGTTAAAAATCGGTGTGACTTTGTCTTAGCCAATGACTTGATGAACGTTCATGAAACAGAACACGAAGGATTATTAATTAACGAAACGGGCATTGTCCAAGAAGCTTGTTCAAAACAAGGGATTGGTTCAATGATCGTTAAAAATGTTGAAAAGAAATGGAGAGAACAACAATGA
- the coaC gene encoding phosphopantothenoylcysteine decarboxylase, producing the protein MKTILLGVSGSISAYKAADITSQLAKLGYNVEILMTKSSTAFITPLTLQSLSKNPVHTDVMMEIDPSKINHIELAKKADLFLVAPASANTIGKLAHGIADDLLSTVALALYPETPKIIAPAMNTYMYQNPIVQRNIGILKEVGYQEIIPREALLACGDYGRGALATVEDILQTVMKILASDNKE; encoded by the coding sequence ATGAAAACTATTTTATTAGGCGTCTCTGGCAGCATTTCTGCATATAAAGCAGCAGATATTACAAGTCAACTAGCTAAGCTTGGCTACAATGTGGAAATTTTAATGACTAAAAGCAGCACAGCGTTCATCACTCCGCTGACGTTACAATCACTTTCTAAGAATCCAGTGCATACGGATGTCATGATGGAAATTGATCCCAGTAAAATTAATCACATTGAGTTAGCTAAAAAAGCGGATTTATTTTTAGTAGCACCTGCTTCGGCCAATACAATTGGGAAATTAGCCCATGGGATTGCCGACGACTTATTATCAACAGTTGCTTTGGCACTTTATCCTGAAACACCCAAAATTATTGCGCCCGCGATGAATACGTATATGTACCAAAACCCCATTGTCCAACGAAATATTGGCATTTTAAAAGAAGTCGGCTATCAAGAAATAATCCCACGTGAAGCTCTATTAGCTTGTGGCGATTATGGTCGTGGCGCACTTGCCACTGTTGAAGATATCCTTCAAACAGTGATGAAAATTTTAGCATCTGATAACAAGGAGTAA
- a CDS encoding methyltransferase domain-containing protein, which yields MLKKIERAQQLLKKEAAVFRCPTCHEPMHVEGVGLICQQRHQFDLSKKGTLYFLNHGVQTEYNKKMFTSRGKMIQSGMYAPVLNKIMYYLPQNKTVVDVGCGEGSFLAELSQAGLSGLKIGFDLSKEGIYLASNQPIDAFWCVADLTNLPFANEGLDTILNIFSPSHYQEFRRVLKADGTVIKIIPEENYLKELRAAFYPNDEKKQSYSNQKVVQRFAEELAVEVDERITYCFDIPEERRLDLLEMSPLEWQVSQEVKAKLQQRPLEKITIDVRLLVGRKR from the coding sequence ATGTTAAAGAAAATTGAACGAGCACAACAATTATTGAAAAAAGAAGCAGCCGTATTTCGCTGTCCAACTTGTCATGAACCAATGCATGTAGAAGGGGTTGGTCTGATTTGTCAACAGAGGCATCAATTTGATTTATCCAAGAAAGGCACGCTATACTTTCTAAATCATGGCGTTCAGACAGAATATAATAAAAAAATGTTTACTTCTCGAGGAAAAATGATTCAAAGTGGCATGTACGCGCCTGTTTTAAACAAAATTATGTACTATCTTCCTCAAAATAAAACAGTAGTCGATGTTGGTTGTGGTGAAGGGAGTTTTCTAGCTGAGTTAAGTCAAGCAGGCTTATCTGGACTGAAAATCGGGTTTGATTTATCAAAGGAAGGAATCTATTTAGCAAGTAATCAGCCAATTGATGCGTTTTGGTGTGTGGCGGATTTAACGAATTTGCCATTTGCGAATGAAGGGCTTGATACGATTTTAAATATTTTTTCCCCTTCACATTATCAAGAATTTCGGCGAGTACTAAAAGCTGACGGGACTGTGATTAAAATTATTCCTGAAGAGAATTACTTAAAGGAATTACGAGCGGCTTTTTATCCCAATGACGAAAAGAAACAAAGTTATTCCAATCAAAAAGTAGTCCAACGTTTTGCCGAGGAATTAGCAGTGGAAGTAGATGAACGAATAACTTATTGCTTTGACATTCCCGAGGAAAGACGGTTGGATTTATTAGAAATGTCGCCATTAGAGTGGCAAGTTTCTCAAGAAGTTAAAGCCAAACTACAACAGCGACCATTGGAAAAAATCACGATTGACGTCCGCTTGTTAGTAGGTCGTAAAAGATAG
- a CDS encoding ECF transporter S component, giving the protein MNNTKKFTLTAMFLAILLLLALTPLGFITLGPLNSTTMHIPVIIGSIVLGPKIGSMLGGTFGIISLIKNTTAPTPLSFVFSPFIPVIGTDHGSWKALLIVLIPRILIGVVPYFAYKWLNKLTKEKAQPVSLFVAGVLGSATNTILVMNMIYFLFNSAYAEIIGKAGTAVYLAIIATIFSSGVPEALVAGVAASAIASVLLRLMKRNATQKL; this is encoded by the coding sequence ATGAATAACACGAAAAAATTTACGTTAACAGCAATGTTCTTAGCTATCTTACTTTTACTGGCTTTAACCCCGCTAGGATTTATCACATTAGGTCCTTTAAATTCGACCACGATGCATATTCCTGTAATTATTGGTTCCATTGTTTTAGGGCCAAAAATCGGTAGTATGTTGGGCGGCACGTTTGGGATCATTAGCTTAATTAAAAATACGACAGCACCAACACCTTTGTCGTTTGTTTTTTCTCCATTTATTCCTGTGATCGGTACCGATCATGGTAGTTGGAAGGCACTTTTAATTGTGCTCATTCCGCGGATTTTAATTGGGGTCGTTCCTTATTTCGCTTACAAATGGCTAAATAAATTAACGAAGGAAAAAGCGCAACCTGTCTCCTTATTTGTGGCTGGTGTTTTAGGCTCAGCAACGAATACCATTTTAGTCATGAACATGATTTATTTTCTTTTTAATTCAGCTTATGCTGAAATTATTGGTAAAGCTGGAACTGCTGTTTACCTAGCTATTATTGCGACGATTTTCAGTTCTGGTGTGCCAGAAGCTCTTGTTGCTGGTGTAGCTGCTTCAGCAATTGCTAGCGTTTTGCTTCGCTTAATGAAACGGAATGCAACACAAAAACTATAG
- a CDS encoding ATP-dependent RecD-like DNA helicase, which produces MVTLFGEDEEKAFIVGTVQAIFFENPSNFYKVVLVNVTDTNTDYLEKEIVVTGSFGQVQEEEPYRFFGHFVDHPRYGRQFQVDSYQQERPTSASGVVNYLSSDKFPGIGKRTAEKIVEVLGESAIDRIIDDPSVLEEVTVLNEKKRQVIVETIRLNHGMEQVIVGLNRYGFGSQLAFSIYQTYQEETLSVIQENPYQLVEDIEGVGFKRADNIAEQIGIQADSAVRIRAAILHEVFEHSIRSGNTYVQADVLLEEAIRTLEASRPVEISPDQVANEIITLVEHGKIQQEETKLFENSLYFSEWGIGTSIQRLLSRKKEIHYEEEEVQKNIRMIEKRLNIQYGDSQQAAIEEAIKSPLFILTGGPGTGKTTVINGIVSLFAELNGLSLDLKDYTQEMFPILLAAPTGRAAKRMNETTGLPASTIHRLLGLTGREKNPSLTAKELEGGLLIVDEMSMVDTWLANTLLKAIPTNMQVIFVGDKDQLPSVGPGQVLHDLLQINEIPKCELNEIYRQGDGSSIIPLAHEIKEGKLPADFQKNQKDRSFFASDIGHIEEYIRQIVTKAKAKGFTPQDIQVLAPMYRGAAGIDALNKMMQEIFNPNEGKKKEVKWNDTVYRIGDKVLQLVNTPELNVFNGDMGEIVGITLAKDSEDKVDELVLQFDNNEVTYKRNEWNKITLSYCCSIHKAQGSEFRMVLLPMVHQYSRMLQRNLLYTAVTRSKELLILLGEVSAFETCVKNESASRMTMLKERIVNAEQMNLTTRTQLEAYEEGLTADHPFTEKETKAVSYETEQQSTKANQIKDTDEQLVDTTVQEVSLFADEGEESTPETANKATKVVEEPLPKEPRLTVEIIQTNAVDPMIGMKDTTPYQFM; this is translated from the coding sequence GTGGTAACACTTTTTGGTGAGGACGAAGAAAAAGCCTTTATTGTTGGAACTGTACAAGCAATCTTTTTTGAAAATCCCAGTAATTTTTATAAAGTCGTTCTTGTAAATGTGACCGATACAAATACAGATTATTTAGAAAAAGAAATTGTAGTAACTGGAAGTTTTGGCCAAGTTCAAGAAGAGGAACCCTATCGTTTCTTTGGTCATTTTGTGGACCATCCTCGTTATGGCAGACAGTTTCAGGTGGATAGTTATCAGCAAGAAAGACCGACTTCGGCTAGTGGGGTGGTTAACTATTTATCAAGTGACAAATTTCCTGGCATTGGTAAACGAACTGCTGAAAAAATTGTTGAAGTATTAGGGGAAAGTGCGATTGACCGAATTATTGATGACCCGAGTGTTTTGGAAGAAGTTACTGTTTTAAATGAAAAAAAACGACAAGTAATCGTCGAAACAATTCGCTTGAATCACGGGATGGAGCAAGTGATTGTGGGACTAAATCGATACGGCTTCGGTAGTCAGTTAGCTTTTTCAATTTATCAAACCTATCAAGAAGAAACCCTTTCTGTGATTCAAGAAAATCCTTATCAGTTAGTTGAAGATATTGAGGGAGTCGGATTTAAACGAGCGGACAATATTGCTGAACAAATCGGCATTCAGGCGGATTCTGCTGTTCGAATTCGAGCGGCGATTTTACATGAAGTGTTTGAGCACTCCATTCGCTCAGGCAATACGTATGTTCAAGCAGATGTTTTGTTAGAAGAAGCGATTCGGACCTTGGAAGCAAGTCGCCCAGTGGAAATCTCACCTGATCAAGTGGCTAATGAAATCATTACGTTAGTCGAACATGGAAAAATCCAACAAGAAGAGACTAAACTTTTTGAGAACAGTCTCTATTTTTCTGAATGGGGCATTGGTACTTCGATTCAGCGTTTACTTTCTCGTAAAAAAGAAATTCATTATGAGGAAGAAGAAGTCCAAAAAAATATCCGAATGATTGAGAAACGTTTAAATATTCAGTATGGCGACTCGCAACAAGCAGCGATTGAAGAAGCGATTAAATCGCCGTTATTTATTTTAACTGGAGGGCCCGGAACAGGGAAAACAACTGTTATTAATGGGATTGTCTCGTTGTTTGCGGAACTAAATGGTCTTTCATTAGATCTCAAAGACTATACGCAGGAGATGTTTCCAATCTTGCTAGCGGCGCCAACTGGGCGAGCAGCGAAACGTATGAACGAAACGACAGGTTTACCTGCAAGTACCATCCATCGTTTGTTAGGCTTGACAGGTCGTGAAAAAAATCCGAGTTTAACCGCCAAAGAATTAGAAGGTGGTTTGCTAATTGTAGATGAAATGTCAATGGTGGATACTTGGTTAGCCAATACGTTATTAAAAGCTATTCCGACAAACATGCAAGTGATTTTTGTTGGTGATAAGGATCAGCTACCGTCTGTCGGTCCAGGTCAAGTCTTACATGACTTATTGCAAATTAACGAAATTCCCAAATGTGAGCTAAACGAAATTTATCGTCAAGGAGACGGTTCAAGTATTATTCCTCTTGCCCATGAAATTAAAGAAGGAAAGTTGCCTGCTGATTTTCAAAAAAATCAAAAGGATCGCTCGTTCTTTGCAAGTGATATTGGTCATATTGAAGAATACATTCGACAAATCGTCACAAAGGCAAAAGCAAAAGGGTTTACGCCACAAGATATCCAAGTTTTAGCGCCAATGTATCGTGGCGCAGCTGGCATTGATGCCTTGAATAAGATGATGCAAGAAATCTTCAATCCAAATGAGGGGAAGAAAAAAGAAGTCAAGTGGAATGACACCGTCTATCGGATCGGGGACAAAGTTTTGCAACTAGTCAATACGCCAGAATTAAATGTGTTCAATGGAGATATGGGAGAAATCGTCGGAATTACTTTAGCCAAAGACTCAGAGGACAAAGTGGACGAGTTGGTTTTACAGTTTGATAATAATGAAGTAACGTATAAAAGAAATGAATGGAATAAAATTACGCTATCGTATTGTTGTTCGATTCATAAAGCGCAAGGTAGTGAATTCCGCATGGTGTTACTGCCAATGGTTCATCAGTATAGCCGAATGCTGCAACGAAATTTGTTGTATACAGCAGTGACACGTAGTAAAGAATTATTAATTCTATTAGGTGAGGTTTCTGCTTTTGAAACATGTGTCAAAAACGAATCGGCTAGTCGCATGACGATGCTAAAAGAACGAATCGTGAACGCAGAACAAATGAACTTAACGACTAGAACTCAGTTAGAAGCCTATGAAGAAGGTTTAACGGCAGACCATCCATTTACTGAAAAGGAAACAAAAGCTGTCTCTTATGAAACTGAACAGCAATCAACGAAAGCCAATCAGATCAAAGACACAGACGAGCAATTAGTTGACACAACGGTACAAGAAGTTTCACTATTTGCTGATGAAGGGGAAGAGTCAACCCCAGAAACAGCAAATAAAGCGACAAAAGTTGTCGAAGAACCATTACCAAAAGAACCACGACTAACAGTTGAAATTATTCAAACAAATGCTGTTGATCCAATGATTGGAATGAAGGATACGACGCCTTATCAATTTATGTGA